TGTCTTCCTTAGCCTGGAATAATTTACTGAAATACTCCTCATTgccttattatataaaatataaagatttataaatatttttagtaaatttggCTTTTGAATACAAGTATGATAtactttattttggaaaaaagttCACAatttagttttacttattttgaataGACAATATACTAATgggatttaaaattcaaaaagtgcagggtgcctaagtggctctgtcagttaagcctgtgactcctgattttggctcaggtcctgatctcgggttttgagatcaagctccacgtcaggctccacactgggcatggagcatgcttaagactttctctcctctccctctgcccctcctttgcatttgtacacacacattttttgtctcttgcaaaaatgaaataaaacaaaaattaaaattcaaaagtgcAGAAGATATATAATGAAATCTCATCCCATCCTCATCCTACAGCCCTGAAGTTCCTCTTATTGGAAGCAATCAGCATTATAGGTTTCTTGCACACGCTTTGAAAGAGTCCTTCTGCAAGCAATCAACTGCATATTTACTCTCCTCACCTTTGTTTTCTACAAGTTGCACCATACTCTGTACATTCTTCTGACTTCATACACACTGGAAACTGTTGTACTAACATGGAACATTTTACATAATGAGCATCATCAAAAATCTTTCACAGTGGCAGTGTAATTCCACGTATGGAGCAACCATAATGTATTTAACCTGTCCCTATTTAGTGGACATTTAGATGTTGCTGATTTTTACCTACTACAAACAAGCAGCATATTagctttaaaataactaaataacaaggcacctgggtggctcagttggtttagagTCCAActttatctcagctcaggtcctgatatcagagtcatgagttcaagccccacattgggctccaaaagaaatagcaaaacaaaaaaataaaataacaaaacgatggggtgcctcggtggctcagtaggttaagcaactgcctttgtccCAGGATCGAGAGGACTGCATCacgctccttgcttggcagggagtctgcttctccctctgaccctccctcttctcatgttctttctctttctcaaataaataaaatcttaaacaacaacaacaacaaaatacatacTTCAGATGACCAGCTAGGATACTCACAGGTCCATCACAACTCAAAGTTTGACTGTCCTTAGAAAAAACTCTCAAGGATGGGTACCGTAATTCTACCAGTCAATTGTCTTGGCTCAGTGTTGCCATTTGGTCTATTTTATAAGCTTATTCATTTGGTTAACTAAACCATATATAGGATTTACCTAATTATCTtagtaaaatgcaaaattatttgaTGGTTAAGTATATACCAACCTGTTATGTGAGACAAGCTGACTTGTAGGTAATCTAAGGCCAGTGAATCAATTACTGCTTGTACATTGTGAGCTTCATCCTCTTGACTCCTGGGAATAGCTATGAGGTCTGTGGAAAAAAAGCTACATAATTTTTCATCTGAGGGCCCAAGTTGTCATGGTCTTTGACCAGGCTTCTAAGTGAGGTTAACTGCTATAAGAGCAAGCGCCACTCAAACAGAACAGGCTTTTATAAAGTACAGATAAAGCTAACAGAGCCTGATTTCTATCTATATAGTACCTCTCTTAGCTGAATACTTAGTCAATCAATGCATAATGAACATGCTCTACAATAAGCaccaaactacagaaagataaagagatcCCTAAATTCAAGGAGATGCTAATACTCTAATAAGGGAAGCAATACATGAAGTGAGACTTTAACCCATAATCGTGGGTTGCTTTTCATGACagagaaaaaacccacaacaggTACAAAAGGAGAGTTCTTGTACATTTTGTTAAAGCAGCCTAGTAGGAATTACTGGCCTAATGATTTAAAAGGTCAGTATATACCATACTGAGGAAAGATATTAACATCAACTTATATTTGGAATTTCTCCACTAGTATTGGGAAGATGAATACTTAACCAGGGATGCAGGACAAACATCAATTCATATCTGTAATACTGGTTAAATAACAAAACGCAACAAGTTTCCAAGTTTCACTCAATTTTAGAACCCTTGAAGATACACTTACAGAAAATGTGTCACTTTCATAAAGTATTAGGCATAATTAAATAGAAATGACCCAGACCACGCAAACATGATTTGACCAAGGCTATCTGGGTCTCATTAAGGTACTTAAGGTAATGAATGCAATAGTTAGatagaaataaagatataaacacagaaaaaaaattcaagattttaTAAATACCATAAGATCTAACTGAAGGCTCTCAAAATTCCTGGCCTAAGATGTAGTCACTATTACTCCCACTTTTTAGTACCCTTACCTGGTACCTTTTCTCCCAAAATGGATTGGTAAAGGGCAATAAAAACATTAGCATCACAGTCTTCTAGTTCTCGTATCCTTAGGTGTATATgacatttcaaaagaagattaTTGGCAACAATTATCCACTctgtcaggaaagaaaaaagatcagcCTTAAACAGCACTAGAAAAAGTCAACCCCCAGGAAGATAGACATTGAATGACATAGAAGATAAAATATCTGATGAGTGTAGAAGTTCAAAGACCCTCTGTGGAACGATTTTTGAAAATACTTAATTTCTTGGAATGACTTCCAGAGTACCAGAATTTTAATGTGGTCAAAACCATGCTGCAAATCCAGCTTTTACTACTGCAacctaaaatctttatttttattccttttcttattttaccagCCATACCtagctgtttttatttaaaacatacaaGTCAACGGGAATATATGTCATAAACGAGACAGTTTGTTAACGACAGTCTGAGGTTGACACTAATTAGTAGATGCTGCTTCAAATTCCCAATGGTATTAGTCATGTTTTTACCCAATTATCTCGTACAAGTCTGAATTTCTCTGTTGCCCAAATAGGTGCTGATTAACTTGGGctgttaaaaactgaaataatgacACCAACAATACaacatttattagtttttttaaaaaattacatttaataaataagaaataaaacacagaacatGCATAAAAACGCCCCTAAACTCAGAACTAGCACATTACCAACACTGTTGAAGTTTCCTGTGTTACCACCGCACCTCACCCCAGATACGGTAAGACTTAGCAAGGTTACTTCAAAACTTTCTCAAACTAAGGTAATTTAGGAAATCTGACTTATGATCCCTGATACACCTGGCGATTAAGGAGAAAGTCCTTTTATTCTATATTTGACATATTCAGCATGTTCTAAAAATAACGATGTGTGGGGTCAAGGCACgctatctccctctccccaagcccACTTCTCACAGCTGATCAAACCAGGACAAGCGGTTTGAACGGTGTCCTGGGGAAAGGAAAGCGTCCCAGACAACTCAACCCACTCGCTCTTCAAAAAGCGGTTGCTAGACAAAAGCCTGTAACTCCAGAGGgcactgaggaaaaaaatctacCACTAGTCTACTTTGGCAGATCTTGAGACCGCCGTTCCCCAAAAGTTCAGTGCACATGCAGGTATGGCCTCAGTCTCCACAGTTCAAGAACCAGAGCGCGCGCTAACAGCGGCTGCGTTCCCCAGAGAAATACAAGTTCCAAGAAGAAGCTTTTTGACTGCCCTTTTTGCAGCCAGGTTGTAGGCGCGGTCCGCGCCTCGCCACCGGGTCCTTCTCTCCACACCCCATAATCGCGCTCCACAGCCTCTAAGCTGAGCGACAGTGAGGCTAAAACACCCAATGAAGTCGCTCACTACGACGGGGTGTCTGTCACCAGCCCCGCGGGCAGCCCAGACTTAAGGAAGTCCAGCCAGATGACTCAACATAATAGGGGTAGGGACGTTCGGAATTTAAATGGCTTCAGTCCACACACACTGGGGCTCCGAGCCGAGACTCACCAGCCTCTGAGCCGGCCATGTCACGGAGGCGGGTCGCCGCCGGACCCCCAGCAGGGCGCGCGGTGGACGGCGTCCCGGAAGGGCCGCAAAGCGCAGACGCACGGCTAAGGTTGGGGAGAACGAAACTAAAGGGCAGTGGGTGAAAGGGGGAGGGACGTTAAAACGGCTTCTCGTTGCTGATTGGTCATCACGGGAACACTTCCTATCGCAGCACGCGCCGAGGCGGCGGTTTGTGGACTCTGGATACCATTCTCCGCGGGCAAGATCCCGCTAAGGGATTCTCAGGTGGGTGGGTATGACAGACCGGGTCACTCAGCAGCCCTGGGCGGTCTCCTGGGGGCATTAGTACGGCACTTCCGGTGAGCTATTTGTTTCGTATTCCTCCGCCGACGCCAAATGGCGAAGTAGTGCGGTCCGCTTAGCCGGTGGGCGGGAGCAGCCACGTGACAATGTCAGGCTCCGCCTTCCCGTCTCGCTTGGTTAGGGGCGTGAAGGCTCTTTGGAGACGTAAACATCTCCAAGTGGGCTGAGTGGGCTGGCGTGTGCTGGCCATTTTGTCGACTGGGCTGGACCTGGGAAAAGGCGGGTGGCTTCCTTGAGGTGTGGAAAGACGAAAAAAAGGTGAAGAAGGGTGTGTAGGCTGAGGCATCTCAGTGTAGGTGGGCCCAGCTATGAAAGGGCCCTCAAACCCGGCCACTctgaaggagggggtggggggtggggcgaaAACATGGCGGATCCCCGAACGCCGGCGGGCGTTGCGGCCTCTGCGCAGGGGCGGGGTGATTAGGTCATAGAGCGGCTCCCAGCATTCTCTGCGGCGGAGGAGGCGGTCCAGGGTATAAAACCGGCTGCCGGGACGCGGCCGGCACCTCATTCATTTCCACCGGTCTCTTGTTGAGCAGCTCCGGTTCCTGTCATCGCTGCCCCTCCGCCGCTGCCGCCCCCGTAAGGCTTTGCCATCGCCAAAGCCACCTGCAGCGACTTGTCGCACCCGATTCTCTCCACTTTGTTCCCCACCAACCGCAACCATTGACACCATGTCGGGTTATTCGAGTGACCGAGACCGCGGCCGGGATCGAGGGTGAGTATGGGAATGGACTTGTCAGGCCCggcagtgggggatgggaggcCGATGAAGGGGGCagcgggcgggggcggcgggaatTTGCCCTTTTTGGTCTACTGTTAGGCTTTATTAATCGAAGGTTTTCGACATTTTGATACCTGTCCAAAACTGAGTGAGGGATGTTTTCTTGTTAACGGTCTTCAAGCTCGccttttgttgggggggggggagggcgtcgaagccccccgcccccgcccccccccgacGATAGAGCAGTTGTTGGGAAGAACTCGGGGGTGCGTATTTCGATCGAAGGAAAGCGCGGCGCTTCCAGGAGAACGAAGTCACCGCTGTTAGGTGCATCTTTTCGGGAGGAGTTTTAGGGGCCCCGGGAGTTCTGTGGTAATTGAGGGGGTCGCCTCCGAAGCCATTGATGCGGCGGGGGCAGGAGGGCGGCCGGCACCGCGGTAATCGGCCATGTGGCTGAGTCGCGGGTACAAAATGCCGGCGTCGGACATGGCGGCGGCGCCTTTGTTACCCCGCCCGGCGGAGGAGCTCAAAATGGCAGCGTCGAGAAAATGTGGCGCAGAGAGAAATGCGAGACAAAGGGGGAAGCGCCGCCCCAGCGGGAACGCCGCCCGGTCCGGGACTCCTCCCCCGGTAGTTGCCAGCTCCTCCTCCGTTTTTTCTTTGCGTTATATAATTTTGCTATCTTGATCGGGAGCGCTTCCGCGGGATCCCAATTCGATAGGCTTGCATAAGTGTCTTTGAGACCACCGTCCTTGTTCTGGTCTTACTGCTGGTGCTgtcccatttttctttaaaaccaaAGCTGTTTTGCTTGAAAACAGCTGATAAATAGCGTCGCTGTTAAGCACCTTCCGTGTATTGTCTATCTCCCAGACATTTAATTCCTAAGCTCACGGGAGAGACTAGGGGCCACAAGCTGTTGCCTATCCTTGTAATCTGAACTTGAGGCGTTTGGGGAGCCAGTTTCCGACGTGATAAATCCCGGGCTGTTGACTTGGCTTCAGTAGTGTGAATTGGGGGCAACGGGAAGTGAGAGAGATGGTGCTAATTGTGGCTTTTGAGATCATGGCCGTCAGTAAGGACAGTGCTAAGCCGTAAACCTCAAAGTCTCTCATTTACCTGCATTGTGTCCCAAGGGACAGTAAGTGTATATAAACTGCTTGGTAAGCGTTTGAAGATAGagtaacttttttgttttaatttcaggtTTGGTGCACCTCGGTTTGGGGGAAGTAGGGCAGGGCCCCTGTCTGGAAAGAAATTTGGAAACCCTGGGGAGAAACTAGTTAAAAAGAAGTGGAATCTCGATGAGCTGCCCAAATTTGAGAAGAATTTTTATCAAGAACACCCTGATTTGGCTAGGCGCACAGCAGTGAGTAATTTCACATAGCTTCATTGGGTTGTAACTCAATAACTGTTTCTATCTAGTacgaaaaaaaatatgaacagagaGGTCTTGGAAATGACCAAATTTCGGGGAAATTAACGCTTTCTCATAGTTAAGAGGTGGTACTTTGGAAACAGGTGGCTTAGAATTTTTCTACTTAGAATGATTAAGTATTAAGAGTAATTGGTGGATCTTGTGCTGTGTGGGTTTTCCATACGTGAATATAGGTTTTATACAGACTTAAAAGGTTTACTAACCatttaaaacataggggcctccTGGCTGCATATTAGTGAAGGTTGTTGTGGTACTTACTAGATTATTATAATCTGTTTTATAGCAAGAGGTGGAGACATACAGAAGGAGTAAGGAAATTACGGTTAGAGGTCACAACTGCCCAAAGCCAGTTCTGAATTTTTATGAAGCAAACTTCCCTGGTAAGTGCTAGTTTTgagtccctccccccccccccccattttgtttctcttctttctcttggctTCACTAAATTTTACTGAATTGTTTGTAATTGCAGCAAATGTCATGGATGTAATTGCAAGACAGAATTTTACTGAACCCACTGCTATTCAGGCTCAGGGATGGCCCGTTGCTCTAAGTGGATTGGATATGGTTGGAGTAGCACAGACTGGATCTGGGAAAACATTGTCTGTAAGTATGGGAGAATTTTGTAGTTTGAATCTGTGGTTATGTGCTAGTGAAAATAGATTAGGAATATAAGGAAACCAGAAgacttctaatttaattctttttgttccCTCATCCCAAATAGTATTTGCTGCCTGCTATCGTCCACATCAATCATCAGCCATTCCTAGAGAGAGGTGATGGGCCtattgtaagtatttttttttttcttaacttttgtcAAGGGGTACTATACAGGGATTTGTAGAGTACATAAAGTAATTCTCATGGTCTTATGTGGAGATGTTAGTTGTCTCGTGTTAATTTAGCTGGAGAGAAAGTTACCTTGATCATATTTGAGTATTGGACAGCAAAATCAGTGATCTACCAGTGTAATGCCAGTCAGTTTAAAACTAGGATCCAGGAGTCTGCTAAAACCTGTCccactttttgtttctctttagtgTTTGGTGCTGGCACCAACTCGGGAACTGGCCCAACAGGTACAGCAAGTAGCTGCTGAATACTGTAGAGCGTGTCGATTGAAGTCCACTTGCATCTATGGTGGTGCTCCCAAGGGACCACAGATTCGTGATTTGGAGAGAGGCATGTAACAGAAATTCTGTTTGTCAGAGTTGGTGCTAGAAGTTTGAGATATCATAGTTACATCTATGTGTTTAATTGAAGGTGTGGAAATTTGTATTGCAACACCTGGAAGACTGATTGACTTCTTAGAGTGTGGGAAAACCAATCTGAGAAGAACTACCTACCTTGTTCTTGATGAAGCAGATAGAATGCTTGATATGGGCTTTGAACCCCAAATAAGGAAGATTGTGGATCAAATAAGAGTAAGTgcctttgaaaatgttttattttcaaagttagcTCATAATTTATTCTTgaagtaaaatgctttttcttttttttaatcccaaattCTTTAGCCTGATAGGCAAACCCTAATGTGGAGTGCAACTTGGCCAAAAGAAGTAAGACAGCTTGCTGAAGATTTTCTGAAGGACTACATtcatataaacattggggcactaGAACTGAGTGCAAACCACAACATTCTTCAGATTGTGGATGTATGTCATGATGTAGAAAAGGATGAAAAGTGAGTTTTCTATAGAATTTTTAATTCTAGAAATAGACCATACGAACTTAGGAGTTACCCTTTCGTAGGTTATCTTAAAAGTGACTTAGTTGGGTGGGGTgtggatttgtttgtttaaaattagTCTGTCCGTCTTcctgaaaaaatgtttttctctattcACATAATTGGCTATCACTATATTCGTAGTATTTCTTTAGGTGAAGGACTGTGCTTTGTGGCTTAAAAGACCAAGGGTGGTTGCTTGATAATGTTCATGGCAGGTGTTTTTATTTGTAGCCATGCAAATGGAAGGTCGTGCTTCAGTGACCATAAATGTGTGGCCATAACTATGGACTACTTCTaaaattcacaattttttttccccaagacttATTCGTCTAATGGAAGAGATCATGAGTGAGAAGGAGAATAAAACCATTGTTTTTGTTGAAACCAAAAGAAGATGTGATGAGCTTACTAGAAAAATGAGGAGAGATGGGTATGTGGGCTTCCTTGTTGAAGCAGGTGTATGAGAACTGTTTAGGGGGAGGGGTAAACCAATAGAGAACGGATTTGAATGTCCTGGAAGACCATTATCTGGTATAAATAAAACTGCGTACATTAGGTGAAATTAAAGGAATTGATGGCTAGATAGGCAGTAGACTAAAACATACCGGGTTTCAAATATGAGCCTGCTAATATGGTTTCTCTTTAATGTAGGTGGCCCGCCATGGGTATCCATGGTGACAAGAGTCAACAGGAGCGTGACTGGGTTCTAAATGGTTAgtcaaatgaaaaatttcttttctctaagCCTGAAATTCTCAGATTATTTATGATCCTTTCTCTTTCACAGAATTCAAACATGGAAAAGCTCCTATTCTGATTGCTACAGATGTGGCCTCCAGAGGGCTAGGTTAGTAAAAACTCGAATTCATGGCTTGGTTTCCCAGAAGATCTCcatataacttttttaaagaaagtttattGCTTTCTTTAACCTCTgcattttttccaagtttttttcaTATAAAGGTGCAGTCTTTGTGGCAAGGCCTAGGCATGACAATCGGAGGACTCGAGGGGGATGGAGGACTAGTGATCGGCTGGCTGCTTCCAGTCGATTAGAgaggtgaaaagctgaaagtgtGCCAGTAATCTTCAAAAGGCAGAACATACCACCTCTGCCCCGTAAACTGTTCTCTccgggggaaaaaaatggaagttatcCTCACAGTTCACTGCCGTGGTATTTCTTCTGTCCCATGCTTTGCATGACTGCCATGGTACAGCATTGTTTCAAACTGTTTACTGTGATCTGTGGGTCTTTGAGTTTCAGTGAGTTTGCTGAAATGTTGAAGAAATATTTCCAAACTTCaatgttcaatgaaatttttgttCAAGTTTGAAATGGAGAGAGCAGCTTTAAAAGGTACTAAGCCTTTTACAAATTGGTGAGTACTGGCACATGAGATCTAGAGCAGGAGCAACTTCTCACACTTAGTGGGAAAAGAAAGCAGTGCTTTGAAAGTTCCTCCCTCACCTACACAGTAGTCGTCATGTCGAGACctgccagagagagacacattcTCAAGTGAATCCTGGCTTCTTGGAAGCGCTTGCCTAGACGAGACACAGTGCATAAAAACAACTTTTGGGGGACAGGTATGTTTTTCTTGCAGCTGCGGTTGTAAGGTCTTGGCAAGACAAGCAGTGTGGCCAGAATTTTGAACTTCTGATGAGTGTGTAATGCAAAGGACCGCGTACATTTTTGTTTAAAGGTCCTCAAAATGAGCACATGAAGAGGTTGCTGTGAACCTTTAAGTGGCCCTACTGCGCAGAAGCATTCAGATGTCACTTGATGATCTGTAAGGGAACTTGCTGGTTTGGGAGTACGTTAGAACACACGTCCTTTTGACAGGCTCTTTATCATTGGGTGGGGTAATGAGACAGGTAGATGGTGTGTGCTTTCCCCCCCCTTCCAACATCAATGGTATTCCTACAGAGAATGGATAAccattttaactgtattttttgcAGCCCGTACCTTCTTGGGAATACAATtgtctaactttttatttttggtctgGCTGTTGTGGTGTGCAAAACTCCATACATTGCTATTTTGCCACACTGCAACACCTTACAGATGTGGAAGATGTGAAATTTGTCATCAATTATGACTACCCTAACTCCTCAGAGGATTATATTCATCGAATTGGAAGAACTGCTCGCAGTACCAAAACAGGCACAGCATACACTTTCTTTACACCTAATAACATAAAGCAAGTGAGCGACCTTATCTCTGTGCTTC
This region of Mustela lutreola isolate mMusLut2 chromosome 15, mMusLut2.pri, whole genome shotgun sequence genomic DNA includes:
- the DDX5 gene encoding probable ATP-dependent RNA helicase DDX5 gives rise to the protein MSGYSSDRDRGRDRGFGAPRFGGSRAGPLSGKKFGNPGEKLVKKKWNLDELPKFEKNFYQEHPDLARRTAQEVETYRRSKEITVRGHNCPKPVLNFYEANFPANVMDVIARQNFTEPTAIQAQGWPVALSGLDMVGVAQTGSGKTLSYLLPAIVHINHQPFLERGDGPICLVLAPTRELAQQVQQVAAEYCRACRLKSTCIYGGAPKGPQIRDLERGVEICIATPGRLIDFLECGKTNLRRTTYLVLDEADRMLDMGFEPQIRKIVDQIRPDRQTLMWSATWPKEVRQLAEDFLKDYIHINIGALELSANHNILQIVDVCHDVEKDEKLIRLMEEIMSEKENKTIVFVETKRRCDELTRKMRRDGWPAMGIHGDKSQQERDWVLNEFKHGKAPILIATDVASRGLDVEDVKFVINYDYPNSSEDYIHRIGRTARSTKTGTAYTFFTPNNIKQVSDLISVLREANQAINPKLLQLVEDRGSGRSRGRGGMKDDRRDRYSAGKRGGFNTFRDRENYDRGYSSLLKRDFGAKTQNGVYSAANYTNGSFGSNFVSAGIQTSFRTGNPTGTYQNGYDSTQQYGSNVPNMHNGMNQQAYAYPATAAAPMIGYPMPTGYSQ